The window CAGAACCAGAATCAGACGCCAAGCCAGAACCACTATCAGAACCAGTCCCAGAACCAGGTTCAGCAGCCCGGCACCAGCAACCCGGACAACACCCACGCCAACAGCTACGTCCCCAACCCCGTCGTGCCTCCCGCTGCCGCGCAGGGTGGGTATCAGTTCGGGCCTACCGGGCAGGCCGGTGGGAACAACGCCTTCGGGGGCGGTGGGTACACCAGCGGCTTCGGGCCCGGCACCGGCGGATACGGAAGCGGAACAAGCACTGGAACGGGACCGGGCACTGGAACGGGATCAGGAAGCGGCTACCGACCAGGAGCCGGGCCGGGAACAGGGCCAGGGACAGGCATGCGGGGACCTGGAGCGGGCACCGGCGCCCGCATGCCCGAAGAACGGCTTCCCGGTGGCTCCACCGCGCGCGGTGCTGCCGGTGCGCGGGGGGCCAACGGCATGCCCATGGGCTCCCCCGCCGGCGGGCGTGGCGGCAAAGAGGAAGACAAAGAAAAGAAAGCCGCCGGCTATCTGCGTAATCCGGATCCGGACGAGACCTTCGGTGGGTTCATCGAAAAGCCGATGCCGCCGGTGATCGGCGAGAACCGGCCTAAGCCGTAGAGCGCCGAAAGGGGAGGAAAACACCGGTGCTCAAGGCCGACTTCACGCTGAACACCCTGCTCACCGCCATGCGCAACGCCGGCTGTGGCGATCCGCATCCGATCTTCGCCGGTGGGCTCAGGTACATCCCGCCATCCGCGAAGAACACCACCGACCGCGAAGCCTTCGAAGAACTCAGTCAGTACGGCTTCACCCAAGGCAACGGTGTCACGCCCGAATTCGAAGACGTCCTGAGGCTCATCGACAATCCGAGCCACGAGTTCTACGCCTACGTCCGCGACACCGAAGGCCAGATCGGCATCCTCGTCGCCGCGCAGAACCGGACCGCTGTCAGCGTTGTCTGCCGGGGCGAACGGGTCGAACTCAGTGGTGTTTCCCCGGATACTCATCCCGCTGACGCCCTGGTCAGGCTCCTGCCGCCCTGCGGGCCCGCGGCCATCAAGCCCTTTTCGCTTCCGCAGGAAGACTTCGAACCCCAGGCGGAAAGCGACATCTTCGACGACGCGCCCGCCCGCAGCCGGGAAGCCCAAGAACTCGACGCCTTCTTCCAGCAGCCGCACTTCGGCATCGGACAGCTTTACGCCGCGAACACGACCGTCAACTACCTGGACCTCGAAGCCGGCCGCGTAGGCATCCACCTCGCGGACGGCTACATCAGCGTCCTGCCGGGCGAACCCCGGCAACTCAGCGGCAAACTGAAGGCCGCCACCCCCAGGTAGCGGGAGTGGCGGCCTGGGAAAGCAAGCCTCAGGAAGCGAAGCCGCCCGCGCCCGCCCAGCCCAGCGCGAACGCCGGGACCAGACCGAGGACCAGCGTCACCGCCGTGCCGAGGAAGATCGCCGTCCCCGTGCCGAAGCCCGGGACCGAGACCGAGGGGCCGTCCGCCGCCGGCTCGGAGAAGTACATCAGGACGATCACGCGCAGGTAGAAGAACGCCGCCACCGCGCTGAACACCAACGCGACGACGACCAGCGGCGCCATCCCGTCCGAAAGCGCCGCCGAGAACACCACGAACTTCCCCACGAAACCGGAAGTAAGAGGAATCCCGGCCAACGCCAGCAGCAAGAACGTGAAGACGCCCGCCACCAATGGTGAGCGCTTGGCAAGCCCAGCCCACGCCGAAAGGTGCGTCGCCTCGCCCGAGGAATCCCGGACCAGGCTGATCACACCGAACGTCGCCAGCGTCGTGAAGCCGTACGCCAGCAAGTAGAACAGCGTGCTGGACAGACCGTTGCGAGTCATCGCGATCGCCCCGACGAGCAGGAAGCCCGCGTGCGCGATCGACGAGTACGCCACCATGCGCTTGACGTCCGTCTGCGTCAGGCCCAGCACCGCGCCGATCACCATCGAGATGATCGCCACGACCTGGAGGACTCCGCGCCACTCCCAGCTCGTCGAGCCGAACGCCACCGACAGCACCCGGAGGATCCCGCCGAAGGCCGCGACCTTCGTGCACGCCGCCATGAACGCCGTCACCGGTGTCGGCGCGCCCTGGTAGACGTCCGGGGTCCACGTGTGGAACGGGCCGACCGAACCCTTGAACAGCAGGCCGACCACCAACAGACCCAGCCCGGCGAACAGCAGCGTGTCCGACCGGTCCGAGCCCGCCGCCGCGGCCGCGATGTCCGCCAGCTTCACGGAGTTCGCGTAGCCGTACAGCAGCGCGAGGCCGTAGAGGAAGAACGCCGAAGAGAACGCGCCGAGCAGGAAGTACTTGACCGCCGCTTCCTGCGACAGCAGGCGGCGGCGCCGCGCGAGGCCGCACATCAGGTACAGCGGCAGCGACAGCACTTCCAGCGCGATGAACATCGTCAGCAGGTCGTTCGACGCGCAGAAGGCCATCATGCCGCCGAGCGCGAACAGCGTCAGCGGGAAGACCTCGGTCTGCATCACCGTCGCCGTCTGGGCGCGGTCCTGGACCGTGCCCGGGCGGATGCCGGCCTGCGCGACCAGAGCGCCGCCCGGCTCGACCACGCGGTCGGAGATCAGCAGCACCGCGCCGACGCCCAGGGCGAGCAGTGTGCCCCAGAGGAACAACGCCGGCTCGTCGATCGAGATCGCGCCGCTGAACGTCTTGACGCCGCCCGCGGGCGCGCTGCCCGTGGCGTAGAGGATCAGGCTGACGCCGGCCGCGACGATCGCCGCCAGGCTCAGCCCGACCTGCAGGCCGAAGCGCGAGCGCTTCGAGGCGAACGCCTCGACCAGCACGCTCACGCACGCCGCGCCGAAGACGATCAGCATCGGCAGGACCGCCGGGTAGTTCACCGACGGCGTCACGATCGGCGGCTCCGGCGCCTGCGTCAGGAGGATGTCGAGCACGGTTACTTGCCTCCCTGGACCGCGGACAGCGTCTGCTGCACCGTCGGGGTGACTGTGTCGAGCACCGGCTTCGGGTAGAAGCCGAGGAAGAGGACCAGCACGACCAGCGGCGCCAGGATCGCGATCTCGCGCCCGTTCAGGTCGGTGATGGCCTTCTTGGCGCCCAGCTCCGGCGCGATCGCGGTACCCGGGCCGCCGCCGACGCCGACGAGCGCGTCACCGCGGACCGGCCCCTGCATGACGCGCTGGTAGAGCCACAGGACGTACGCCGCGGCGAGGACCATGCCCACCGTGGCGAGGATCGTGTACACCGGCTGGTTCACGAACGCCCCGATGAGCACCAGGAACTCGGAGACGAACGAGTTGGTGCCCGGCAGGGACAATGTGGACAGACCCGCGAGCAGGAACAGCCCGGCCAGCAACGGCGTCACCTTCGCCATGCCGCCGTAGTCCGAGATGCGAGTCGAGCCGCCGCGCGCGATCACCAGGCCGATCACCACGATCAGCATGCCGGTGGCGATGCTGTGGTTCAGCATGTACGTCGCCGAGCCGACCATCGCCTGCTCGTTGAACGCGAAGATGCCGAGCGAGATGAAGCCGAAGTGCGCGATCGAGACGTAGGCGATGAACCGCTTCATGTCCCGCTGGCCCGCGGCGAGGATCGATCCATAGAGGACACCGATCACCGAGAGCACCAGCACCAGCGGCGCCAGGGTCCTGCTCGCGTCCGGGAACATCGGCAGGCAGTAGCGCAGGAACCCGAACGTGCCGACCTTGTCCAGCACGCCGACCAGCAGGACGGCGACGCCGATCGGCGCCTCCCCCGCCGCGTCCGGCAGCCAGGTGTGGAACGGCACCAGCGGCGCCTTGATCGCGAACGCCAGGAAGAAGCCGAGGAACAGCCAGATCTGCGTGTGCAGCGGCGCGTCCCGGACGACCGTGACCAGCGTGGCCCAGTCGAACGTGCCCTTGCCGAGCTTGTCCGACGCGAGCGAGTACGCCCCGATCGCCGAGGCCAGCATGATCAGGCCACCGAGGAACGAGTAGAGGAAGAACTTCACCGCCGCGTACTGCCGGTTCGCGCCGCCGTAGCCGCCGATGAGGAAGTACATCGGGATCAGCATGATCTCGAACAGCACGTAGAACAGGAAGACGTCGGTCGCGGCGAACACGCCGATCGTGAGCGCCTCCTGCAGCAGGATCAGCGAGAGGAACCCGCCTGCGCTGCGGCCCGGCGGCAGCTTGTCGAGCGTGCCGAGGCCGCCGACGACGATCGGGACCAGGAGCGCGATCACCGCGATCATGATCAGCGAGATGCCGTCGGTGCCGAACGCGATGTGCACGCCGAAGCTGGGGATCCAGTCGAAGCTCGACGTCATCTGCAACCGCGTGCCCGACGGCGAGTAGCTGAGCCAGAACGGGATCACGAGCAGGAACTCGAGGATCGAGAACCCCAGCGCGGCCAGCACCGCGGCGCGGTCGTTCCCCTTGAGGAACGCCAGCACCAGGGCGCCGGCCAGCGGCACCAGGATGAGGATGAGCAACCAGGTCATCAGGAGAACCTCACCAGCAGGAGAGCCGCCAGAAGCAGGAACGTGCCGCCCAGCATGGACAGCGCGTACGACCGGACGAACCCGGTCTGCAGCCGCCTCAGCCGGCCGGAGCCGCCGCCGAGCCCGGCGGCGAGGCCGTTGACCGCGCCGTCGACGCCGCGGTTGTCGACGAACACCAGCGCCCGCGAGAGCCAGGTGCCCGGACGGGCGACCAGCGTCTCGTTGAGGGCGTTGCCGTACAGGTCCTTGCGCGCGGCGCGGGTGATGAACGAGACCCGCTGCGGCTGCTCGACCGGGACGTCACGCCGGAAGATCAGGTACGCGATGCCGACGCCGAGCAGCGAGACGACCACGGTGATCACCGAGATCACCCAGGCGTCCAGCGCCAGGTGGTGCGACTCCTCGAGCGCGCCGACCGACGGGGACAGCCAGGTGCTGAACCGGTCGCCGATGGCGAAGAACGCACCGGCACCGACCGAGCCGACCGCCAGGATCGCCATCGGGATCCACATGACCGGCTTGGCCTCGTGCGGGTGGAAGTCGTGGCCGTCCGCGCTCTTGAGGTCCTTCCAGCGTTCCTTGCCGAAGAACGTCATCATCATCAGGCGCGTCATGTAGAACGCGGTGAGCCCGGCGCCCAGCAGGGCCGCGCCGCCCATCACCCAGCCGCGCCAGCCGCCCTGGCCGAGTGCCGCTTCGATGATCGCGTCCTTGGTGAAGAAGCCCGACAGCGGCGGGATGCCGATCAGCGCCAGGTAGCCGAGGGTGAACGTCCAGAAGGTGATCGGCAGGTGCTTGCGCAGGCCGCCGAACTTTCGCATGTCGACTTCGTCGTTCATGGCGTGCATGACCGACCCGGCCCCGAGGAACAGCCCGGCCTTGAAGAAGCCGTGCGCCACCAGGTGCATGATGCCCAGCGCGTACGCGACGGGCCCGAGCCCGACGGCCAGCATCATGTAGCCGATCTGGCTGACCGTCGAGTACGCGAGGACCTTCTTGATGTCGTCGTACGCGCAGCCGATGACGCACCCGAGCAGCAGCGTCACCGTGCCGACCAGGGTGACGATCAGCCGACCGTCCGCGGTGGCGTTGAAGATGTCCTTCGAGCGGGCCACCAGGTAGACGCCGGCCGTGACCATCGTCGCCGCGTGGATGAGGGCCGACACCGGGGTCGGGCCCTCCATCGCGTCCGGGAGCCACGCCTGCAGCGGGAACTGGCCGGACTTACCGCAGGCGCCCAGCAGGAGCAGGATCGCCATCGCGGTGATCGCCGCCGGCGAGAACTTGCCGTCGGCGACCGCCTGGAAGACCTGCGCGTAGCCGGTCGAGCCCGCGTACTTGAACATGATGAAGATCGCCAGCGCGAGCCCGACGTCGCCGACGCGGTTCATCAGGAACGCCTTCTTCGCCGCGGTCGCGGCGGACGGGCGGCCCTGGTACCAGCCGATGAGCAGGTAGGACGCGAGGCCCACGCCTTCCCAGCCGAGGTACAGCGTCACGAAGCTGTTGCCCAGCACCAGGATCAGCATCGACGCGACGAAGAGGTTCAGGTACGCGAAGAAGCGGTACCGGCCCTCGTCGTCGGCCATGTAGCCGATCGAGTAGTAGTGGATCAGCATGCCGACGCCGGTGATGAGCAGCACGAACGTCAGCGACAGCGCGTCGATCCGCAGCCCGAAGTCCACCTGCAGCTGCCCGACCGGGATCCACGAGTACAGCCTGGTGTCGGTCGCGGTGCTCGTGTTGGCGGTGAAGAACAGGATCAGCCCGTAGACGAAGGCGAGCGTGACGGTGGCACAGCCGAGCAGATGCCCCCACGCCTTGGCGCGCTTGCCTGCCAAGAGCAGGATCAGGGCGCCGAGAGCCGGAAGGGCCACCAGCAGCCACGATGATGCGGTCACTCGGTGTCTCCTAGTACTTCAGCAGGTTGGTGTCGTCGACCGAGGCCGAGCGCCGGGTGCGGAAGATGGCCATGATGATCGCCAGGCCGACCACGACCTCGGCGGCCGCGACGACCATGACGAAGAACGCCATGATCTGGCCGTCGAGCCCGCCGTTGATCCGGGCGAAGGTGACCAGCGTCAGGTTCACGGCGTTGAGCATCAGCTCGATGCACATGAACACGACGATCGCGTTGCGCCGCACCAGCACGCCGACCGCGCCGAGCGCGAACAGCAGCGCCGACAGCAGCAGGTAGTACGTCGGGCTCATTCCCGCTCCCCTTCGGTTTCGGAGCCGACCAGCGCGTGCGCGTCCGGGTGCGGGCCTTCGTCCGCCACGAGCTTGCGTTCCTTCGCCAGCTCGATCGCCGAGGTGGACTCGATGATCGCCGAGAGCGACTCCGGCGCGATCGAGCCGTCCGGCAGCAGCGCCGGCGTCGCCACCGAGTTGGCGGTGGCGAAGACACCCGGGCCGGGCAGCGGCGAGGGCCGGTCGTGCTCGCCGCGGAAGCGGGCGACGACCAGTTCCTTCTGCGTCTGCTTGCCGCCCTTGCCGTGGCGGTCGGTGAAGGCCAGCACCATCGCGCCGACCGCGGCGGTGATGAGCAGCGCCGACGTCAGCTCGAACGGGAACAGGTAGTCGGTGAAGATCAGCCGGCCCAGGCCCTTCGGCCCGCCGCCCGCGGACGTCGTCGCGTCGAGCGGGGTGGCCGGGGTGACGTTGGCCAGCGCGCGGTAGACACCGGTCGCCAGCAGCGCGGCGAGCCCGATGCCGAGCACCGTCGCGGCGAGCCGCTGTCCACGCAGGACCTCGACGACCGAGTCGGAGCTTTCGCGGCCGACCAGCATCAGCACGAACAGGAACAGCATCATGATCGCGCCGGTGTAGACGATGATCTGCGTGAAGCCCAGGAACGGCGCCGCCTGGATCATGTACAGCGCGCCCAGGCTCAGCATCGTCAGGACCAGCCACAGCGCCGAGTGCACGGCGTTGCGGGAGAAGATCATGCCGAGCGCGCCGAGCAGCGAGAGCGGGCCGAGGATCCAGAAGGCGACGGCCTCGGCGACGGACACGCCCGCGGCCGCACCGGTCGGGGCCTGGGCCAGGAGGGCGGTGATCACTTGATGCCCTCCCCGCGTGCCAGTTCGGGGCCGTTCACGTAGTAGTCCTGCTCGTTGTCGCCGAGCCGCATCGGGTGCGGCGGCTGCTCCATGCCGGGCAGCAGCGGCGCGAGGAGGTCTTCCTTCGTGTAGATCAGCCGCTGGCGGTCGTCGTCGGCCAGCTCGTAGAAGTTGATCATCGTCAGCGACCGCGTCGGGCACGCCTCGATGCAGAGGCCACAGCCGATGCAGCGCAGGTAGTTGATCTGGTAGTCCGCGCCGTACCGCTCGCCCGGCGAGTAGCGGGCCTCCTCGGTGTTGTCACCGCCCTCGACGAAGATCGCGTCCGCCGGGCACGCCCACGCGCACAGCTCGCAGCCGACGCACTTCTCGAGGCCGTCCGGGTGGCGGTTCAGCTGGTGCCGGCCGTGGTACCGCGGGGCGGCCGGCGCACCGGCCTCCGGGTACTCCTCGGTGGCGACCTTCTTGAACATCATCCCGAACGTGACGCCGAAGCCCCGGACTGGATCGAGAAAGGACTTACTGCCCACCATCGTGCGCTCCTTCCTTTGCGGTGCCGACGGCCGCCGGCTTGCGGCGGGCCGCCTTCGCCTCGGCCTTGGCCAACGCCTTCTGACGCGGGGTGGTCTGCGGGACCTTGAGGTCCAGCGGCGGGACCGGGAAGCCGCCGCCGGTCACCGGCACGGTCTCGCTCTCCTCTTCGCGGCCCGCCGCGCGGACCCAGAGGAAGAGCGCGACGACGATGAAGATCGCCACCGCGGCGATGATGATGGCCGGGGTGTTCCAGGAGATCGTCTTCGCGAAGGTCACCATGACGATCCACACCAGGTTCAGCGGGACCAGGACCTTCCAGCCCAGGCGCATGAACTGGTCGTAGCGCAGACGCGGCAGCGTGCCACGCAGCCAGATGAACCCGAACAGCAGGATGAACATCTTCGCGAAGAACCACAGCAGCGGCCACCAGCCGGTGTTGAGGACGTTGTGCCCGATCAGCGACAGCGGCCACGGGGCCATCCAGCCGCCGAGGAACAGCGTGGTCGCGAACGCCGAGACGATCACCATGTTGACGTACTCGGCGAGGAAGAACATCGCGAACTTCATCGAGCTGTACTCGGTGTGGAAGCCGCCGACCAGCTCCGACTCGGCCTCGGGGAGGTCGAACGGGGCGCGGTTGGTCTCGCCGACCATCGAGATCAGGTAGATCACGAAGCTCGGGATCAGCACGAGGAACCACACCTTGTGCTGCGCGCCGACGATGTCGGCCAGGTTCAGCGACCCGGCCTGCAGGATCACCGCGACGATCGAGAGGCCCATCGCGATCTCGTAGGAGATCACCTGCGCCGCGCTGCGCATGCCGCCGAGCAGCGGGTACGGCGAGCCCGACGACCAGCCGGCGAGCACGATGCCGTAGACGCCGATCGACGAGCAGGCCAGGATCACCAGCGCGCTGACCGGCAGGTCGAGCAGCTGGAGCACGGTCTTCTCACCGAAGATCGACACCACCGGCCCGAACGGGATGGCCGACAGCGCGATCAGCGAAGGCACCACGCACATGACCGGCGCGAGGAAGTACACCTTGCGGTCGGCGGTGTCCGGGATGATCTGTTCCTTGAACGGCAGCTTGATCGCGTCCGCGAGGGACTGCAGGTAGCCGCCGGGGCCGACCCGGTTGGGGCCCGGCCGGTTCTGCATCCGGCCGACGGCCTTGCGCTCCCAGACGATCAGGAAGATCGTCATGATCGGCCCGATCAGCAGGATGACCACGCACTTGAGCAGGATCAGCCAGAACGGGTCGTCCGCCAGCAGCGCCGCCCTCGTCGCCGCGTCCGGCACACTGCCCACGGCCGCGTCGGTCGCCTGTGTCAGCAGCGGGATCATTGCCCACCTCCAGCGAGGTTCACGACGGCGCCGTGCCCGGCGCCGAGCGTCTTGAACACGGCGGAGCCGTCGGAGTTGCCCGGCAGCCACACGACGCCGTCGGGCAGGTCCGCGATCTCCACCGGCAGCGTGATCGCGCCGCGTTCGGTGCTCACCTTCACGGTGGTCCCCAGTCCTTCGGCGGTCTTCGCGGACAGCCGCGCGACCGGCGTGCGCTGGGTGCCCTTCAGGTGCGGCTCGCCGTCCTGCAGCGACCCGTTGTCGATCAGCTGGCGCCAGCTCGACAGGACCGCCTGGCCGGCACCCGGCGCGGCCGTGGCGCCGCCGGTCCCGGCGTCGACGTTGCCCCAGCGCAGCGCCGAGGCCGGGGCGAGCTTCTCGAAGTCGCCGCGGGCGGCGGCCGGCGTCTGCGTGAACAGGTCGGCGTCCATCTCGACGGCGAGCGTGTCGAGCACCCGGCAGTCCGGCAGGGCGCCGGTGCCTTCGAGGGTGACGTCGAACGGGCGGGTGCGACCCTCCCAGTTGAGGTAGCTGCCCGCCTTCTCGTCGGACGCGGCCACCGGGAGCACGACGTCCGCGCGCTCGGTCACCGCGCTGTGGCGGAGTTCGAGGCTGACGACGAAGCCGGCGTTGTCCAGCGCGCGCAGCGCGAGGTCCGGGTCCGGCAGGTCGAACGGGTCGACGCCGCCGACGACCAGGCCGCCGAGCTCACGGCCCGAAACAGCCTGCAGGATGCCGGTGGTGTCGCGGCCCGGCGTGGCCGGGATCGGGACGCCCCAGGCGTTTTCGACGGCGACACGAGCGGCGTCGTCGCCGACCCGGTGCCCGCCCGGCAGGAGCGTCGGCACGCAGCCGGTGGCCAGCGCGCCGCGGTCGCCGGCGCGGCGCGGGATCCACGCGAGCCGGACGCCGGTGCGCTCCACCAGGTCGTGCAGCGCGGAGAACAGGCCAGGCACCTGGGCGGCGCGCTCGCCGACCAGGACGACAGCGCCTTCGCCGCTCAGGGCCTCGTCGAGGTCCGGCGCGTGCTTGGCGATGCCTTCGATGGCGGCGGCCTCGGCACCCGGGACGCAGGCGAGCAGCTCGCCGAACGTCTTGCGCACCGACGACGTCGTCCACTGTCCCAAGTGGACGACCCGGGTGCGGTTCTTGCGGGCCGCCTTGCGCAGCCGCAGGAACACGATCGGCGCCTCGTCCTCGGGCTCGAACGCGACGCACAGGACCGTGCGAGCCCGCTCGATCTCGGCGAAGGTGACGCCGGAATCCGGCGTCACACCCACGACGTGCGAGGTGAGGAAGGCCAGTTCCTCGGCCGAGTGCGGGCGGGCGCGGAAGTCGACGTCGTTGGTCTGCAGGGCGACGCGGGCGAACTTCGAGTACGCGTAGGCGTCCTCGACGGTCAGCCGGCCGCCGGGCAGGACGCCGACGCCGCCGTTGGAGCGGGCCTCGGTGAGGCCGGCCGCGGCGGCGCGCAGCGCGTCGGTCCAGGACGCCTCTTCCAGCTCACCGGTCTCGGTGTTGCGGACCAGCGGCCGCCGGATGCGGTCCTCGGCACCGGTGTAGCGGAAGGCGAAGCGGCCCTTGTCGCAGATCCACTCCTCGTTGACCTCGGGGTCGTCGCCGGCCAGCTTGCGCTGGACCTTGCCGCGCCGGAAGTCGGTGCGCTCGGCGCAACCGGACGAGCAGTGCTCGCAGACGCTCGGCGAGGACACCAGGTCGAACGGGCGGGACCGGAACCGGTAGGCCGCGCTCGTCAGGGCCCCGACCGGGCAGATCTGGATGACGTTGCCGGAGAAGTAGGACTGGAACGGCTGACCGCTGGTCGTGCGGGAAGCCAGGTCCAGGACGTCCGCCGTCTCCGCGGTGCCGATCTGCTGGTGGGCGCCGCGTTCGAGGAGCTCGATGAACGGGTCGCCGGCGATCTCGCTGGAGAACCGGGTGCAGCGCTGGCAGAGCACGCAGCGTTCGCGGTCCAGCAGCACCTGCGTCGAGATCGGCAGCGGCTTCGGGAACGTCCGCTTGGTGTCGACGAACCGGGATTCCGTGCGGCCGTGGGCCAACGCCTGGTTCTGCAGCGGGCACTCGCCGCCCTTGTCGCAGATCGGGCAATCCAGCGGGTGGTTGATGAGCAGCAGCTCCATCACACCCTGCTGGGCCTTGTCCGCGACCGGCGACGTCAGCTGCGTCTTGACGACCATGCCGTCGGCGACGGTCATCGTGCAGGACGCCTGCGGCTTCGGCATCGGCCGGCCGCCCATCTCGACCTCGACCAGGCACTGGCGGCAGGCGCCCGCCGGGGAGAGGAGCGGGTGGTCGCAGAACCGCGGGATGACCGTGCCGAGGCGTTCGGCCGTGCGGATGAGGAGCTCGCCCTTGGGGGCGATGACCTCTTCGCCGTCGATGACCAGCTTCACGTGGCCTTCGGGGACCGGCGTCTCTTTGGTCTCGGGCTTGTCGGGCGCGATCGTCATGCCTGCGCTCCCACCAGTTCACGCTTGTTCGCTTCACACAGGGCGAGGAACTCGTCCCTGAAGTACTTGATGCCACTCTGGATCGGCGACACCGCGCCGTCGCCGAGGGCGCAGAACGACCGGCCGAGGATGTTGTCGCAGACGTCGAGGAGGGTGTCGATGTCCTCCTCGGTGCCGTGGCCCTCGACCATCCGCTCGAGGATCTGCGCCAGCCAGTACGTGCCTTCGCGGCACGGCGTGCACTTGCCGCAGGACTCGTGCTCGTAGAACTGCGTCCACTTCATCACGGCCCACGGCACCGACACGGTCTCGTTGAAGACCTGGACGGCCGTCGTGCCCAGCATCGAGCCCGCTTCCGCCGCGCCTTCGAAGTCCAGCGGAACGTCGAGGTGCTCGGCGGTGAACATCGGGGTGGACGAACCGCCCGGCGTCCAGAACTTGAGCGGGACGCCGTCCTTCATGCCGCCCGCCAGCTCGAGCAGCTCGCGCAGCGTGGTGCCGAGCGGGCACTCGTACTGCCCGGGCTTCTCGACGTGGCCGGAGATCGAGTAGATCTTCGGGCCGGGCGACTTCTCGCGGCCCATCTCGCGGAACCAGCTGGAGCCGCCGTTCACGATGAACGGCGCGCTCGCGATGGTCTCGACGTTGTTGACCGTGGTCGGCGCGGCGTACAGACCCGCGGCGGCCGGGAACGGCGGCTTGAGCCGCGGCTGGCCGCGACGGCCTTCGAGGGAGTCGAGCAGCGCCGTCTCCTCGCCGCAGATGTACGCGCCCGCGCCCGCGTGGACGGTGATCTTGAGGTCGAAGCCGGACCCGAGGATGTTCTCACCCAGGTAGCCCGCCGCTTCGGCTTCGCGCACGGCCGCGTTGAGGCGGCGGATGCAGTGCAGCGCCTCGCCGCGGACGTAGATGAAGCAGTGGTTGGACCGCATCGCGTACGAGGCGATGATGCAGCCCTCGATGAGCGAGTGCGGGTCCGCCATCATCAGCGGGATGTCCTTGCACGTCCCGGGTTCGCCCTCGTCGGCGTTGATCACCAGGTAGTGCGGCTTGTCGAAGTTCGGCGGCATGAACGACCACTTGACGCCGGCCGGGAAGCCCGCGCCGCCGCGGCCGCGCAGGCCGGAGTCCTTGACCAGCTGGACGAGCTGCTCGGGCGTCCCGGCCAGTGCCTTGCGGACGGCGGTGTAGCCCTCGAGCGCCTCGTACGTCCCGATCTGCCAGGAGTTCGGCGACAGCCAGCGCTTCGTGAGGACCGGAGTGATGGGATCGGCCATTACTTCTTCTCCCCTTCTGGGAGAGGGACGTCCTGCGCGACCGGGGCGACCCAGCCGCGGTCCTGCGCGAGCTTCGCACCCCGCAGCGTCTCGACGGCCTGCGAAGGACCATCGACGTCCTTGCGGTACTGCCGCTCGTCCTCCGGGAAGAACCCGGCGAGCTGCAGCTCGGCGCCCTTGAAGTTCGTCAGCGGGGCACCGCGCGTCGGGGCCGGGCGCTTGCCCGCCTGCAGCGCGTCGACCAGCGCGACGGCCTTCTCCTCGGTCTGGTTGTCGAAGTACTCGTAGTTGACCTGGATGACCGGCGCGAGGTCGCAGGCCGCGAGGCACTCGGCGTGCTCGAGGGTGATCGAGCCCGGCTCGTTCGGCGTACCCGCGGTTTCGTTGTGCCCCAGCGGTTCCGTCTCGGACCCGAGGTGCGTCTGGAGCGTCTTGTAGATCACGTCGCCGCCCATGGCCGCGCAGAGCGTGTTGGTGCAGACGCTCACGAGGTGCTCGCCGCACGGCTTGCGCTTGTACATCGTGTAGAACGTCG of the Amycolatopsis sp. NBC_01488 genome contains:
- the nuoE gene encoding NADH-quinone oxidoreductase subunit NuoE — protein: MSSAVPEPGPKDAVTTHVAAGPDVDVVAIAPDPEVAAGIIEDTPLEDIFDDGVVARAQDLIARYPVSRSALLPMLHLVQSVQGYVSQEGIAFCAKQLDLSDAEVSAVATFYTMYKRKPCGEHLVSVCTNTLCAAMGGDVIYKTLQTHLGSETEPLGHNETAGTPNEPGSITLEHAECLAACDLAPVIQVNYEYFDNQTEEKAVALVDALQAGKRPAPTRGAPLTNFKGAELQLAGFFPEDERQYRKDVDGPSQAVETLRGAKLAQDRGWVAPVAQDVPLPEGEKK